Proteins encoded together in one Thermococcus barophilus MP window:
- a CDS encoding tetratricopeptide repeat protein, producing the protein MNASSLIKLLSNETNLEILSVLRSGSFNPRELARILGRDETDVSRRLRAMERAGLVEGRWMRVRGKNVKVYSLKVEDIRIRFEPGEILVSTSKGDRYEVPLLESRHPLVDIFVGREKEIDLITSSEKSVIVIYGIAGIGKTALAAKIFGDAFWYQMSEGDSLDYFAWQVGLFLNSLGYDALLEYLRAGGREERDIFELLLDGVEKSSAKIVIDDLHKCRDERILHLLAFLSEKLDKGKLVVTSREKPNLGLNALYLRLSGLSLEEAYSLVEAKGVNISPEEFVKVYQMTLGHPLALNLFSETYVERREFERENLFDFLVNEIYEKLKTDERFLLQFMSLFDEPLEYDEIKELYGKNVFSVLYSLLNKGLIERRGNLYFVHDLIRGFLSEVREVDEAKFYSKYIKFLLKKNNTRDFLKAFRYAVKLKDEKTIKRLVELRLRRFKRVVQDFSDSYLNVLSTIKDNPYAKEELASIYFQKGFFEKALKLWLEIKDELEGIHKADVLSSLVDVYIELNKSDESKKYLRELEKMREIMNDAEVDFWYFVELTKLNAYLGKLEDALESAFNELGALKRLNPYPELESLVLLHIGDIYIELERYRESLKYYSQALDLARAYSLSFMEHLSLSELSKAYYLVENYKKAVEHATEAVDYFLKVRNYRRAVDALAYRCFSYIALGELEMAQKDAEEMIRIAQSTGYPLGWAGYIALAAVENLRGGNFKEYINIGRERLKGYPWLYEVVLEELSRIFDISSITAKS; encoded by the coding sequence GTGAACGCCTCCAGTCTAATTAAGTTACTGTCCAACGAGACCAACCTTGAGATACTCTCCGTCCTCAGATCTGGCTCCTTCAATCCGCGAGAGCTTGCCCGAATACTGGGAAGGGATGAAACAGACGTCTCAAGGCGTTTAAGGGCGATGGAGAGAGCTGGTCTCGTCGAGGGCAGGTGGATGAGGGTTAGAGGGAAAAACGTCAAGGTATATTCCCTCAAGGTTGAAGACATCAGGATAAGGTTCGAGCCCGGGGAGATACTCGTCAGCACTTCAAAGGGAGACCGATACGAGGTTCCCCTATTGGAGAGCAGGCATCCTCTTGTCGATATATTCGTTGGGCGGGAAAAAGAAATTGACCTAATCACCTCCTCCGAGAAGAGCGTTATAGTAATCTACGGAATAGCTGGGATTGGGAAAACAGCTCTTGCCGCGAAGATTTTCGGTGATGCATTCTGGTACCAGATGAGCGAAGGAGACAGTCTCGACTACTTTGCCTGGCAGGTTGGATTGTTCCTTAACTCTCTCGGCTACGATGCCCTTCTTGAGTATTTAAGAGCCGGAGGGAGGGAAGAGCGAGACATCTTTGAGCTGCTCCTTGATGGCGTTGAGAAAAGCTCGGCAAAGATCGTTATTGATGACCTCCACAAATGCAGGGATGAGAGGATACTCCACCTGCTTGCATTCCTCTCCGAGAAGCTCGATAAGGGGAAGCTGGTTGTGACCTCAAGGGAGAAACCAAACCTCGGTTTGAATGCCCTCTACCTACGTCTATCCGGTCTAAGCCTGGAAGAGGCATATTCGCTTGTTGAAGCAAAAGGCGTGAATATAAGCCCGGAAGAATTTGTGAAGGTTTACCAGATGACACTCGGGCACCCCCTCGCTTTAAACCTTTTTTCAGAGACATACGTGGAAAGGAGAGAGTTCGAGCGGGAAAACCTGTTCGATTTTCTCGTCAATGAGATATACGAAAAGCTGAAAACGGATGAACGGTTTTTGCTCCAGTTTATGTCACTTTTTGACGAACCCCTTGAATACGACGAAATAAAGGAGCTCTATGGAAAGAACGTTTTTTCAGTCCTGTACTCCCTCCTGAACAAGGGACTCATCGAGAGGAGGGGGAACCTTTATTTCGTTCACGACCTCATTAGGGGGTTTTTAAGCGAGGTTAGGGAGGTTGATGAGGCTAAATTCTACTCAAAGTACATAAAGTTTCTCCTGAAGAAGAACAACACCAGGGACTTTTTGAAGGCCTTCAGGTATGCGGTCAAGCTCAAGGATGAGAAGACCATTAAAAGGCTCGTTGAGCTGAGGTTGAGAAGGTTTAAACGGGTTGTCCAGGATTTTTCCGATTCTTATTTAAACGTCTTATCCACCATAAAAGACAACCCGTACGCCAAGGAGGAGCTCGCCAGCATTTACTTCCAGAAGGGCTTCTTTGAAAAAGCATTAAAGCTCTGGCTTGAGATCAAGGATGAGCTGGAAGGGATTCATAAAGCTGATGTGCTGAGCTCTTTAGTAGATGTGTACATAGAGCTCAACAAATCGGATGAAAGCAAAAAATACCTTAGAGAGCTTGAAAAGATGAGGGAAATCATGAACGACGCGGAGGTTGACTTCTGGTACTTTGTGGAGCTCACTAAGCTAAACGCTTACCTTGGAAAGCTTGAAGATGCCCTCGAAAGTGCCTTCAACGAGCTGGGGGCATTAAAAAGGCTCAACCCATATCCTGAGCTTGAAAGCCTCGTTCTCCTCCACATAGGGGACATATACATTGAGCTGGAACGGTACAGGGAAAGCCTGAAGTACTATTCCCAGGCTTTAGATCTCGCAAGGGCGTACAGTCTGTCCTTCATGGAGCACCTCTCGCTCTCCGAGCTCTCCAAGGCTTATTACCTTGTGGAGAACTATAAGAAGGCCGTTGAACATGCCACAGAGGCAGTGGATTACTTTTTAAAGGTCAGAAACTATCGGAGGGCCGTTGATGCTCTCGCCTACAGGTGCTTCTCCTACATTGCCCTTGGAGAGCTTGAAATGGCTCAAAAAGATGCCGAGGAGATGATAAGAATCGCCCAGAGCACTGGCTATCCACTTGGATGGGCAGGGTACATAGCTTTAGCTGCAGTTGAGAACCTCAGAGGCGGAAACTTCAAAGAATACATCAACATCGGAAGGGAGAGGCTGAAAGGCTATCCCTGGCTTTATGAGGTAGTTCTTGAAGAACTCAGCAGGATTTTTGATATTTCCAGTATTACTGCCAAATCTTAA
- a CDS encoding NosD domain-containing protein, with product MKKLGAFVIGILLVFSIMGTFYPVKGEGQCTPDNPCYITQCTMITQSGYYKLANDIVVNDISQLIPVNFDNEGNNAGLSCIAIYSEGVIIDGNGRKIILKIPMEERPPLALSAVYVESFETFAIAEEIKNLVIDGWDVGVDTGVSELRYTVEDIMNPSLEIVYSNHYVQFKIDAEKKTNFLLYNNTIRNTIVGIAIAGPVVSDPGILEGDVFGYLGDVLPTFSGLVENTFEDNIISVHISGTAAGGNVTVPFLIANNTVRRSYLGIYILTSVPAVREVGYFDKLPIATGPTLVNNEIVNNTQGVTIVASKRVGFINNSVRNNRFGVIIRGEKNLSKVINIEDEDNGILHCDVNCLSEYWIGITSNVTISGNEITNNTWGITISTAENLTISGNLIADNRDTYEEVSYTLPNGKEVGAYAIPSFSLYGIGLYLHNVSNSLIENNELFGNGIGPLTLEYLPFCDSCGYIADMARNHAPLGYIGALIDIEGENNTIRENYIHDNAGIGIYLRSRDELEKNVLVNDYISTIGTDGYFTDFEVKETTVNGRPVLMVKNAKNVLINNAGQVFVVNSSNVRIEGLEFQSYKATPVIVSGSSDVEIRAVNAKELEGIAGIYVQDSSGVRIVESNFERNYYASIGVRGSKDVLIEGNRFSENFGIPVLASGVEGLDIRENEAFSSGGGIVALNIENGRIADNRVHDAVMRKRLLGWSGEYYYDPVFGYYFYAVPVFERPYPWLPGINVGYSPIATVVVNGTGLEITSNEILENELAGIHVWNGKNVKITSNRVENNSRGGVILGLPVRTGKNIRVEEVIVRGNTFVNNGLSITGDYGSTFIDRLLIPEVPLVRNIRVEDNTVNGRPLVYLENEEGVEISNAGQVIAVNSTFTVKGLDVAFTDLPLLAIDSRVTIEDSSFQGRWGVAILRSNASIKNTRVEHGAEWVYYSYQDPVSEKIVNESTPLLSFGFHLVYSNATLLDVDVVSKVESNSSMTGIDVYAEPTRLYSPVSVKISGAKVENELTGIDVTAQDVEIMYSEIENSYIAINVKAYGKATIKGNGISNAAWGLCISPSKHGQVIIAENIIHNVEEAGINIGGKDDLSNFNVTGNEVRNSKYGLLVTVPYQGMGNGVISNNLFAENYYGLILGARTMENVEVHTNWLVNNTYGLTINAEKSEEVTVYNNYFDNYRDVYMSHTLGGVSFNTTVRPGRNIVGGPLIGGNYWERYDGTDENFDGVGDEPYQIAYGTYDYLPLIKFKPKSIGGEFPIIINEPGYYRLETDGENLSMEYAVLINASNVLLDGENHTLSGKELALYGVKVENTENVTVVNLNLKGWLLAGIYAENTVNARISGNTVTGNTAEGVDVRNSRGAEVSYNTIKDLTGDGVYLKDTVNSSISHNTVENAKGSGVELDTGSAGNLVWGNSISSGGVGFYLRPGSRSNVIFSNLVINNSLGVYVSNSKFNLIYNNYFDNARNVKVLGNVTNHWNVTKRGGTNILGGNLLGGNYWSELKDCEDKNLDGFCDVPYVIDDNNVDYLPLTVSSDTKPPEVEIIFPENTTYYQNVTEIKVRASDDHVVEKVMALVDGSIWVTMEFDGEYYIAKITLEEGHHAIEVYAYDAAGNVNSTRVEFTVEIKEIKTSIEDQETAQVSFAILTYLYYQWYQKAFEEFNVLYNSSSQNLDNETLARIKDLLVLAKKEYCWVEGHYQSLLQADVRALIHMRKAYLYIKKALELLGVS from the coding sequence ATGAAGAAGTTGGGAGCTTTCGTCATTGGAATACTCCTTGTATTTAGCATTATGGGAACGTTTTACCCTGTGAAGGGCGAAGGGCAGTGCACGCCAGATAACCCGTGCTACATAACCCAGTGCACCATGATAACCCAGAGTGGCTACTATAAGCTCGCGAACGACATAGTTGTGAATGATATCAGCCAGCTAATACCAGTCAATTTTGACAACGAGGGAAACAACGCGGGTTTATCCTGCATAGCCATCTACTCAGAGGGCGTAATAATAGACGGAAACGGGAGGAAGATAATCCTAAAAATCCCCATGGAAGAAAGACCTCCCTTGGCACTTTCGGCGGTTTATGTTGAAAGCTTCGAGACTTTTGCAATAGCAGAGGAGATAAAGAATCTCGTAATAGATGGCTGGGACGTAGGGGTGGACACGGGGGTAAGTGAACTCCGCTATACCGTTGAGGACATAATGAATCCAAGTTTGGAGATAGTGTATTCCAACCACTATGTTCAGTTTAAAATAGACGCCGAGAAGAAGACAAACTTCCTCCTGTATAACAACACCATAAGAAACACGATAGTTGGCATCGCAATAGCTGGGCCGGTTGTATCGGACCCAGGGATATTGGAAGGGGACGTCTTCGGGTATTTAGGGGATGTCCTGCCGACGTTCTCAGGTCTCGTAGAGAACACCTTCGAGGACAACATCATAAGTGTACATATCTCAGGTACGGCGGCAGGGGGCAATGTTACGGTCCCGTTTCTCATAGCCAATAACACGGTGAGAAGGTCATACCTGGGCATCTATATATTAACTTCTGTTCCGGCAGTTAGGGAAGTGGGATATTTCGATAAGCTTCCGATAGCCACAGGACCAACGCTCGTAAACAACGAAATAGTGAACAACACGCAGGGAGTGACTATAGTAGCATCAAAGAGGGTCGGGTTCATAAACAACTCGGTGAGGAACAACAGGTTTGGAGTAATAATCCGCGGCGAAAAGAACCTATCCAAGGTTATTAATATTGAAGACGAAGACAATGGAATACTCCACTGTGATGTGAATTGCCTCTCTGAATACTGGATCGGCATTACCTCAAACGTAACAATTTCAGGGAACGAGATAACCAACAACACATGGGGGATAACAATATCAACGGCGGAAAACCTGACCATTTCGGGCAACTTAATAGCGGACAACAGGGATACCTATGAGGAAGTGTCCTACACCCTGCCAAACGGAAAGGAAGTAGGAGCCTATGCAATTCCCAGCTTCTCCCTCTATGGAATAGGGCTTTACCTCCACAACGTCTCCAACTCATTGATAGAGAACAACGAGCTCTTTGGAAACGGTATCGGACCACTCACTCTGGAGTATCTCCCCTTCTGCGACTCCTGCGGGTATATAGCTGACATGGCCAGAAACCACGCCCCCCTCGGCTATATCGGGGCTTTAATAGACATCGAAGGTGAGAACAACACCATCAGGGAAAACTACATCCACGATAACGCCGGAATAGGCATCTACCTCCGCTCCAGGGATGAGCTGGAGAAAAACGTTCTCGTTAACGATTACATCTCCACGATTGGCACTGACGGCTACTTTACGGATTTTGAGGTAAAGGAAACGACCGTGAACGGAAGGCCTGTGCTGATGGTGAAGAATGCGAAAAACGTCCTCATAAACAATGCAGGCCAGGTGTTTGTGGTTAACTCAAGCAACGTTAGGATCGAGGGGCTGGAGTTTCAAAGTTACAAGGCAACGCCTGTTATTGTGTCAGGTTCGTCGGACGTTGAGATAAGGGCGGTAAATGCTAAAGAGCTTGAGGGCATAGCAGGCATCTACGTCCAGGATTCAAGTGGAGTCAGGATAGTGGAGAGCAACTTCGAGAGAAACTATTACGCCTCTATTGGGGTTAGAGGTTCGAAGGATGTCCTAATTGAGGGCAACAGGTTCTCAGAGAACTTTGGGATTCCGGTGCTTGCCAGTGGGGTTGAGGGACTTGATATCAGGGAAAATGAGGCGTTTTCCTCTGGGGGAGGAATTGTTGCCCTCAACATCGAAAACGGCAGAATAGCAGACAATAGGGTTCATGACGCGGTAATGAGAAAAAGGCTCCTCGGATGGAGCGGCGAATACTATTACGACCCGGTCTTCGGTTACTACTTCTATGCAGTGCCAGTCTTTGAGCGTCCTTACCCCTGGCTCCCCGGGATAAACGTAGGATACTCGCCGATAGCGACGGTAGTGGTCAACGGCACCGGACTGGAGATAACGAGCAACGAGATTCTCGAAAACGAGCTTGCGGGAATACACGTCTGGAACGGTAAAAATGTAAAAATTACCAGCAACAGGGTTGAAAACAACTCCCGTGGGGGAGTTATCCTTGGACTCCCCGTCAGGACGGGAAAGAACATCAGGGTTGAGGAGGTTATAGTCAGGGGGAACACCTTCGTCAACAACGGTCTTTCCATCACTGGGGATTACGGTTCAACCTTCATCGACAGACTTCTCATACCAGAGGTGCCGCTGGTGAGGAACATAAGGGTCGAGGACAACACCGTTAACGGCAGGCCCTTGGTTTACCTCGAAAACGAAGAGGGAGTGGAGATAAGCAACGCGGGTCAGGTAATAGCCGTTAACAGCACGTTCACCGTTAAAGGCCTTGACGTTGCCTTCACAGACCTGCCACTTTTGGCCATAGATTCAAGGGTCACCATCGAGGACTCAAGCTTTCAAGGACGCTGGGGAGTGGCAATCCTGAGGTCGAACGCATCAATCAAAAACACCCGCGTGGAGCACGGCGCGGAGTGGGTGTATTATTCCTACCAGGATCCCGTCTCAGAAAAAATCGTCAACGAGAGCACACCGCTATTGTCGTTTGGCTTCCATCTGGTGTACTCGAACGCGACTTTACTCGACGTCGATGTTGTCTCAAAGGTGGAGAGCAACTCCTCCATGACGGGTATAGACGTCTACGCAGAACCCACAAGGCTCTATTCGCCCGTCTCGGTGAAGATTTCGGGGGCAAAGGTGGAGAACGAGCTCACGGGAATTGACGTAACTGCTCAGGACGTTGAAATAATGTATTCGGAGATTGAGAATTCCTACATAGCCATAAACGTCAAAGCCTACGGTAAAGCCACAATAAAGGGCAACGGGATAAGCAATGCCGCCTGGGGACTGTGCATCTCGCCGAGCAAACACGGGCAGGTCATCATAGCGGAGAACATTATCCACAACGTTGAAGAGGCCGGGATAAACATTGGGGGCAAAGATGACCTCAGCAACTTCAATGTAACGGGCAACGAAGTTAGAAATTCGAAGTACGGCCTCCTGGTGACGGTTCCCTACCAGGGCATGGGGAACGGGGTTATCTCGAACAACCTCTTTGCGGAGAACTACTACGGGCTGATTCTGGGAGCAAGGACTATGGAGAACGTAGAGGTTCACACCAACTGGCTGGTTAACAACACCTATGGCCTGACAATAAACGCTGAGAAATCTGAAGAAGTGACGGTTTATAACAACTACTTTGACAACTACCGGGACGTCTACATGTCCCACACTCTGGGTGGCGTTTCCTTCAATACAACGGTAAGGCCGGGAAGAAACATCGTCGGAGGACCTTTGATAGGGGGCAACTACTGGGAGAGGTACGATGGAACCGATGAGAACTTCGACGGAGTAGGGGACGAGCCGTACCAAATAGCCTATGGCACCTACGACTACCTGCCCCTGATAAAGTTCAAACCGAAGTCCATAGGTGGAGAGTTCCCGATAATCATTAACGAGCCCGGCTATTACAGGCTTGAAACCGACGGGGAGAACCTCTCGATGGAATACGCGGTACTCATAAACGCGAGCAACGTCCTCCTCGATGGAGAAAACCACACGCTGAGCGGGAAAGAATTGGCGCTCTACGGGGTGAAGGTGGAGAACACTGAAAACGTCACGGTGGTGAACCTCAACCTGAAGGGCTGGCTTTTGGCGGGAATTTACGCGGAAAACACAGTCAATGCCAGGATTTCCGGAAACACCGTAACCGGGAACACCGCTGAGGGGGTAGACGTCAGAAACTCACGGGGAGCTGAAGTTTCATACAACACCATTAAAGACCTCACCGGGGACGGCGTTTACCTGAAGGACACCGTAAACTCCTCGATTTCGCACAACACTGTGGAGAACGCCAAGGGCTCAGGAGTAGAACTCGACACTGGCTCGGCTGGAAACCTCGTGTGGGGGAACTCAATAAGTTCCGGAGGGGTCGGCTTCTACCTAAGACCTGGAAGCAGAAGCAATGTAATCTTTTCAAACTTGGTTATCAACAACAGCCTTGGAGTCTACGTTAGCAACTCCAAGTTCAACTTGATCTACAACAACTACTTCGACAACGCAAGGAACGTTAAGGTTCTTGGCAACGTTACCAATCACTGGAACGTCACGAAGAGAGGAGGCACGAACATCCTCGGCGGCAATTTACTCGGCGGAAACTACTGGAGCGAGCTTAAGGACTGCGAGGACAAAAACTTAGACGGCTTCTGCGACGTTCCCTACGTCATAGATGACAACAACGTTGACTATCTGCCCCTAACGGTGTCGTCTGATACGAAGCCGCCGGAAGTTGAGATAATCTTTCCGGAGAACACGACTTACTACCAGAACGTCACAGAAATCAAAGTTAGGGCAAGTGACGATCACGTGGTTGAAAAGGTCATGGCATTGGTTGACGGCTCAATTTGGGTTACAATGGAGTTCGATGGCGAGTACTACATAGCAAAAATAACCCTTGAAGAGGGACACCACGCCATAGAAGTCTACGCGTATGATGCCGCTGGAAACGTTAACTCTACGAGGGTGGAATTTACTGTTGAGATCAAGGAAATTAAAACGTCTATCGAAGATCAGGAGACAGCCCAGGTATCGTTTGCAATCCTAACGTATCTCTACTATCAGTGGTACCAGAAAGCGTTTGAGGAATTCAATGTCTTGTACAACAGTTCCTCCCAGAACCTCGACAACGAGACCCTCGCAAGGATAAAAGACCTCCTTGTCCTCGCGAAGAAAGAGTACTGCTGGGTGGAAGGGCATTATCAATCCCTCCTACAAGCGGACGTCAGGGCACTAATACACATGAGAAAAGCATATCTCTACATTAAAAAAGCTCTCGAGCTCCTTGGAGTTTCGTGA
- a CDS encoding FumA C-terminus/TtdB family hydratase beta subunit — protein sequence MSQTQKSFKVRVKSYHGDVVDLKVPLGEKDVLKLKTGDIVYLSGIIYTARDLAHRRIVDLAKRGELPFSLEGATIYHCGPIVRKNKGEFEIVSAGPTTSTRMNRYLNEVLSLGVRGIIGKGGMIPEPFKKHSAVYFAFTGGAGSLAAKSIKKVRDVFWLDELGIPEAVWVLEVERFPLLVAIDAHGNSIYKKS from the coding sequence ATTAGTCAAACCCAAAAAAGCTTTAAGGTTAGAGTTAAATCCTATCATGGTGATGTTGTGGACCTAAAAGTTCCTTTGGGCGAGAAAGATGTTCTAAAACTTAAAACTGGCGACATCGTTTATCTTTCTGGAATCATATACACAGCAAGGGATTTAGCCCACAGAAGGATCGTCGACCTTGCTAAACGAGGTGAACTGCCCTTTAGCTTAGAAGGAGCTACTATCTACCACTGCGGACCCATTGTCCGAAAAAATAAGGGAGAATTTGAGATAGTCTCAGCAGGCCCAACAACAAGCACGAGGATGAATCGCTATCTCAATGAGGTTTTATCTTTAGGAGTTAGGGGGATTATTGGAAAGGGAGGAATGATCCCCGAACCATTTAAGAAGCATAGCGCTGTTTACTTCGCCTTCACCGGCGGAGCAGGATCTTTAGCGGCTAAGAGCATTAAAAAAGTAAGAGATGTTTTCTGGCTCGATGAACTTGGCATTCCCGAGGCAGTTTGGGTGTTGGAGGTTGAAAGATTCCCGCTTTTGGTTGCCATTGATGCACATGGGAATTCGATTTACAAAAAGAGTTAA
- a CDS encoding universal stress protein, which produces MFEKILFPTDFSEVSLHALRNCVPKFFELGAKKLYLVHIVDITATDIEALELMKIDEEQINNLADELRERGIEVESIVKLGIPSLEIAEIARERNVDLIISPSKGENILRQMFLGSTASNLVRATKKPVLLIRYEWDEEEEKIKCLHDCEKIFDKPLVALDFSPCSIRIMEAVKRFEELAKEGVLLHVVDYGKAEELEENIAKAKQNLERYAKIVKFPVEKEVLAGIASQGIIGLSIAKGATLIVMGKKGRSIIRDLLLGSTAERVIRDSKLPVLLVPCE; this is translated from the coding sequence ATGTTTGAGAAGATACTTTTCCCAACGGATTTTTCTGAAGTGTCCTTACATGCTTTAAGGAACTGTGTCCCGAAGTTCTTTGAGCTTGGGGCTAAAAAGCTCTATCTTGTACACATAGTTGATATCACTGCAACAGATATTGAAGCCCTTGAGCTTATGAAGATTGATGAGGAACAGATAAACAACTTGGCGGACGAGCTTAGAGAGCGGGGAATAGAGGTTGAATCAATTGTGAAGCTTGGAATTCCTTCGTTGGAAATAGCTGAAATTGCCAGAGAAAGGAACGTTGACCTAATTATAAGCCCCTCAAAAGGAGAAAATATTCTGCGTCAGATGTTTTTGGGAAGCACAGCTTCAAACCTTGTAAGAGCAACCAAGAAACCCGTTTTATTGATTAGGTATGAATGGGATGAAGAGGAAGAGAAGATAAAATGCCTGCATGACTGCGAGAAAATTTTTGACAAACCGCTGGTAGCTTTAGACTTTTCGCCGTGTTCAATACGGATAATGGAAGCTGTTAAGAGGTTTGAGGAGCTCGCTAAGGAAGGAGTCCTTCTTCACGTCGTTGACTACGGCAAAGCTGAGGAGCTTGAAGAAAATATAGCAAAGGCCAAGCAGAACCTTGAGAGGTATGCAAAGATCGTGAAGTTTCCAGTTGAAAAGGAGGTGCTGGCTGGCATTGCCTCTCAAGGGATAATAGGTCTCTCAATAGCAAAAGGTGCAACGCTTATTGTAATGGGTAAGAAGGGACGAAGCATCATCAGGGATTTACTCCTCGGAAGCACGGCAGAAAGGGTCATAAGGGATTCAAAGCTGCCTGTGCTTTTGGTACCGTGTGAATAG
- a CDS encoding ABC transporter ATP-binding protein → MERRIVLETVDLVKNYYIGRKIVVPALRGVSLKIYEGEFVAIIGPSGSGKTTLLNMLGLLDRPTSGKVYIDGIDVSNLNDNQLSEIRLRKIGFVFQYYNLVPILTALENVELPMLLAGVPRKKRIKRAKELLKSVGLEKFMHHKPNEMSGGQQQRVAIARALANDPSIVLADEPTGNLDTQTSKEIIALMKRINLERGTTFVIVTHDVEVAKEAERILQIRDGKISEVKKL, encoded by the coding sequence ATGGAGCGGAGGATTGTCTTAGAGACCGTTGATCTCGTCAAGAATTATTACATCGGCAGAAAGATAGTGGTTCCAGCTCTCAGAGGGGTTAGTCTGAAGATTTATGAAGGGGAGTTTGTTGCAATAATAGGGCCAAGTGGAAGTGGAAAAACTACACTTCTCAACATGCTCGGTTTATTAGACAGACCCACAAGCGGAAAAGTGTATATTGATGGAATCGATGTCAGCAATCTCAATGATAATCAGCTTTCTGAAATCAGATTGAGGAAAATTGGCTTTGTTTTTCAATATTACAACCTGGTTCCAATACTAACAGCGCTGGAAAATGTTGAGCTGCCGATGCTCTTAGCAGGTGTTCCAAGGAAGAAGAGAATAAAAAGAGCAAAGGAACTCCTCAAATCCGTTGGGCTGGAAAAGTTCATGCATCATAAACCAAATGAAATGAGCGGAGGGCAGCAGCAGAGAGTTGCCATAGCAAGGGCTTTAGCCAACGATCCAAGCATAGTCTTAGCAGATGAACCGACCGGAAATCTTGACACCCAGACATCGAAAGAGATAATAGCTTTAATGAAGAGGATAAATCTCGAGAGAGGAACTACCTTTGTGATAGTGACTCACGATGTCGAGGTTGCAAAAGAGGCTGAGAGAATTCTTCAAATAAGAGATGGGAAGATTAGTGAGGTGAAAAAGTTATGA